The following proteins are encoded in a genomic region of Cygnus olor isolate bCygOlo1 chromosome 23, bCygOlo1.pri.v2, whole genome shotgun sequence:
- the COL16A1 gene encoding collagen alpha-1(XVI) chain isoform X3 — protein MRGLWALVLGGLISACQGKELPQAEGELCPQLWDEDLVGDKYENITGFNLIKRFDLLKISSIKKVRGLRGPAVLRLGAVPLVQPTRQVFPRGLPPEFTLVLTLLLKKNSTGEHWYLFQVTDRQGYPQLSLSVHGPEKSLEFQARAPGTTFVSTVFAGKAVSSLFDGRWHKVVVAVQSRAVSLHLDCGSISSKPLAPRRALAAEGNAFLGLDAARGTPIRFDLQQAHIYCDAELARQEGCCEISASGCQPEAPKTRRQAELMQSSNLIELSPQQPQGRVYTRCFCLEEPLGSEPVRASERSGLKGDHGEKGYKGPPGTRSEECPPCSPRTSPANVTLGPPGPKGGKGERGQPGSYGSKGEKGDRGADCVRTDPGGPVQCAEGPQGEKGQRGEVGLPGAAGADGQKGQKGEKGDGGLQGKPGRPGRDGRPGEICVVGPKGQKGDPGLVGPEGLAGEPGLPGKPGSPGIGFPGKPGDPGGPPGPKGEKGSSGAPGPGGPPGTPGLPGGLGPKGDKGEPCEPCPTIPAGMLSTTGLPGQPGPRGEPGPPGKDGVSDRPGPAGPKGDRGDPGIQGMKGEKGDSCLSCDARVLTALLREPPKGHEGEPAPLLQGEAILPGLAGIKGEKGAGGEEGPAGRPGLPGDKGDPGVRGLKGEKGEPCGQCPPAPQALEGAATVLAVPGAPGQRGRDGPPGREGKPGDAGQKGQKGAAGSPGDPGAPGMDGLPGLAGEPGIRGPAGPKGQKGDSCEPCPALQGQLSDVVGIPGKPGAKGDPGTPGTGQPGRPGKPGLPGIRGPAGPKGLQGEPGPQGIGQPGPQGEPGSTGPPGTPGPPGAQGPPGMAAEKGTKGSPGPKGAVGPPGPPGPSVTGPPGPEGQRGLPGVPGSSGLPGEKGAQGEKGDPGECACPPSLRQDPSHAGMPGAPGLWTGMSWQPQPGPQGPPGAPGPPGPPGAPGRQGVPGHNGLPGLPGPAGDLGPLAVMAERNIEVLKNLCGDCAQLQAALEAPGGVKGEKGDRGMPGAPGSEGCARCFAQFPRAEEARGDSPDSDCAGDPGLPGAPGIPGERGEQGPPGLRGPPGPPGPIGLQGERGPAGLAGAKGEPGPPGQPGYPGATGPPGLPGIKGERGYVGPPGEKGEPGPPGLDGLPGAVGPAGPRGERGLPGSSGEKGDQGFQGQPGFPGPPGPPGFPGKVGPAGPPGPAAEKGSEGMRGPTGMPGPPGPPGPPGIQGPAGLEGLDGKDGKPGLRGDPGPPGPPGMMGPPGFKGKPGHPGLPGPKGDCGKPGPPGSTGRPGAEGDPGPMGPQGRQGPPGLIGPPGSPGQPGPAGLAGVGLKGERGSAGDRGLPGMPGQPGPPGHPGPPGEPGPDGPSGKEGPPGKPGTAGPAGQKGEAGSPGERGYPGEKGRAGAPGGPGKSGSMGPVGLRGPAGERGPPGSPGPAGSPGLPGPPGMMGDVVNYDEIKRFIQQEMSKMFDERMAYYTSRMHFPVEMVAAPGRPGPPGKDGLPGRPGPPGSPGMPGQIGREGRQGVPGMRGEPGAKGEKGEKGVGMMGDSGPPGPPGPQGPPGYGKMGPPGPVGQQGIPGIPGPPGATGPPGKTGHCSPAECLGALPVEQPLFQPKNAKGPFG, from the exons ATGAGGGGGCTCTGGGCCCTTGTGCTTGGGGGGCTCATCAGCGCCTGCCAGGGGAAGGAGCTGCCACAGGCAGAAG GGGAGCTGTGCCCGCAGCTCTGGGACGAGGACCTGGTCGGGGACAAGTATGAGAACATAACGG GTTTTAACCTGATCAAGCGGTTCGACCTGCTGAAGATCTCCTCCATCAAGAAAGTGCGCGGCCTGCGGGGCCCGGCGGTGCTGCGGCTGGGCGCGGTGCCACTGGTGCAGCCCACGCG GCAGGTGTTCCCCCGCGGGCTGCCCCCCGAGTTCACCCTCGTCCTCACCTTGCTGCTGAAGAAGAACAGCACCGGGGAGCACTGGTACCTCTTCCAGGTCACCGACCGCCAGGGCTACCCCCAG ctctcccTGTCCGTGCACGGCCCTGAGAAGAGCCTGGAGTTTCAGGCCAGGGCTCCGGGGACCACGTTCGTCAGCACCGTCTTCGCGGGGAAGGCCGTCTCGTCGCTGTTCGACGGGCGCTGGCACAAGGTGGTGGTGGCCGTGCAGAGCCGCGCCGTCTCCCTGCACCTCGACTGCGGCTCCATCTCCTCCAAGCCCCTGGCGCCGCGGCGGGCGCTGGCCGCAGAGGGCAACGCCTTCCTGGGCTTGGATGCCGCACGCGGGACCCCGATCCGG TTCGACCTCCAGCAAGCTCACATCTACTGCGACGCCGAGCTGGCCCGGCAGGAGGGGTGCTGCGAGATCTCGGCCAGCGGG TGCCAGCCCGAAGCTCCCAAGACGCGGCGGCAGGCGGAGCTGATGCAGAGCAGCAACCTGATCGAGCTCTCgccgcagcagccccagggccggGTGTATACGCGCTGCTTCTGCCTGGAGGAGCCGCTGGGCTCG GAGCCAGTGAGGGCCTCGGAAAGGAGCGGCCTGAAGGGAGATCACGGGGAGAAG GGCTACAAGGGCCCGCCGGGGACACGCAGCGAGGAG TGCCCCCCCTGCTCGCCGCGGACATCTCCGGCCAAC GTCACGCTCGGTCCCCCAGGACCCAAG ggagggaagggcgAGCGCGGCCAGCCTGGATCCTACGGCAGCAAGGGGGAGAAAGGCGACCGT GGTGCTGACTGCGTGCGCACAGACCCTGGTGGCCCCGTGCAG TGTGCTGAGGGGCCGCAGGGCGAGAAGGGGCAGCGGGGCGAGGTG GGGCTGCCAGGGGCGGCGGGTGCCGACGGGCAGAAG GGCCAGAAGGGTGAGAAGGGCGACGGGGGACTCCAGGGCAAGCCGGGCCGCCCGGGCCGTGAT GGCCGGCCCGGAGAGATCTGCGTGGTGGGCCCCAAGGGCCAGAAG GGCGACCCCGGCCTCGTGGGACCCGAGGGGCTGGCTGGCGAGCCGGGGCTGCCGGGCAAGCCGGGCTCGCCGGGGATCGGCTTTCCAGGGAAGCCG GGCGACCCCGGTGGCCCCCCAGGtccaaaaggagaaaag ggcagctcgGGAGCTCCTGGACCCGGCGGACCGCCTGGGACGCCC GGGCTACCCGGCGGCCTGGGGCCAAAAGGAGACAAG GGCGAGCCATGCGAGCCGTGCCCCACCATCCCCGCGgggatgctcagcaccaccgGGCTCCCCGGCCAGCCGGGACCCAGGGGGGAGCCTGGGCCGCCTGGGAAGGACGGGGTCTCG GAcaggcccggccccgcaggACCCAAAGGGGACAGG GGAGACCCTGGCATCCAAGGCATGAAAGGGGAGAAG GGGGACTCCTGCCTGTCCTGCGACGCCCGCGTCCTCACCGCGCTGCTGCGGGAGCCCCCCAAGGGGCACGAGGGCGAGCCGGCGCCGCTGCTG CAGGGTGAAGCCATCCTCCCCGGGCTGGCTGGCATCAAGGGCGAGAAG GGGGCCGGCGGTGAGGAGGGTCCTGCGGGCAGACCG GGGCTCCCGGGGGATAAAGGCGACCCAGGTGTGCGGGGACTGAAAGGAGAGAAG GGTGAGCCCTGCGGGCAGTGCCCCCCGGCTCCGCAGGCGCTGGAAGGGGCAGCGACGGTGCTGGCCGTGCCCGGAGCgccggggcagcggggcagggacGGGCCCCCCGGCAGAGAG GGCAAGCCTGGTGACGCCGGCCAGAAAGGGCAGAAG ggggccgcgggcagccccggggaccCGGGGGCACCGGGCATGGATGGCCTCCCGGGGCTGGCGGGTGAGCCGGGCATCAGGGGGCCGGCCGGCCCCAAAGGCCAGAAG ggaGACTCCTGCGAGCCGTGCCCCGCGCTCCAGGGGCAGCTCTCGGACGTGGTGGGCATCCCCGGAAAACCCGGGGCCAAAGGGGACCCCGGCACCCCGGGTACCGGCCAGCCTGGCAGACCC GGCAagccggggctgccggggaTCCGAGGTCCCGCCGGGCCCAAGGGGCTGCAG GGCGAGCCGGGACCACAGGGGATCGGCCAGCCGGGACCGCAG gGAGAGCCCGGCAGCACCGGACCACCCGGGACCCCC ggaccccccgGAGCCCAGGGCCCCCCAGGAAtggcagcagagaaaggaaCCAAG GGATCTCCGGGTCCCAAAGGTGCCGTGGGCCCCCCCGGGCCACCAGGACCCAGCGTCACCGGGCCACCG GGCCCCGAGGGGCagcgggggctccccggggTGCCTGGCTCCAGCGGGCTGCCG GGAGAGAAGGGCGCCCAGGGCGAGAAG GGGGACCCCGGGGAATGCGCCTGCCCCCCGAGCCTGCGTCAGGACCCCAGCCACGCCGGGATGCCG gGAGCCCCCGGGCTCTGGACCGGGATGTCCTGGCAGCCGCAGCCGGGTCCCCAG ggtccccccggagcccccggcccccccggccctcccggtgcccccggaCGCCAG GGGGTCCCAGGACACAACGGCttgccggggctgcccgggccGGCTGGAGACCTG GGGCCGTTGGCTGTCATGGCCGAGAGGAACATCGAGGTGCTGAAG aaCCTCTGCGGGGACTGCGCCCAGCTGCAGGCGGCCTTGGAAGCGCCCGGCGGTGTcaagggggagaagggggacCGGGGCATGCCGGGCGCCCCCGGCAGCGAGGGCTGTGCTCGC TGCTTTGCCCAGTTCCCGAGAGCTGAGGAGGCTCGG GGCGACAGCCCCGATTCGGACTGCGCGGGCGATCCCGGGCTCCCCGGTGCCCCGGGCATCCCTGGCGAGAGAGGCGAGCAG GGCCCACCGGGACTGCGGGGACCCCCAGGGCCACCGGGGCCCATC GGTCTCCAGGGGGAACGCGGCCCAGCCGGGCTGGCCGGAGCCAAAGGGGAGCCG GGACCTCCAGGACAGCCCGGCTACCCCGGTGCCACGGGCCCCCCCGGCCTTCCT GGCATCAAAGGTGAGCGAGGCTACGTGGGCCCCCCCGGGGAGAAGGGGGAACCG ggcCCCCCCGGCTTGGACGGCCTCCCCGGTGCCGTGGGGCCAGCG GGACCGAGGGGCGAGCGGGGGCTCCCGGGCAGCTCTGGTGAGAAGGGCGACCAG GGTTTCCAGGGCCAGCCCGGCTTCCCGGGGCCGCCT GGCCCCCCTGGCTTCCCGGGGAAAGTTGGCCCAGCCGGGCCCCCGGGACCTGCAGCCGAGAAG GGCAGCGAGGGCATGCGTGGGCCCACGGGCATGCCAGGACCCCCCGGCCCCCCTGGCCCCCCGGGCATCCAG GGCCCTGCTGGTTTGGAGGGACTGGACGGCAAGGACGGCAAGCCGGGGCTGCGG GGTGACCCCGGTCCCCCCGGGCCACCAGGGATGATGGGTCCCCCG GGCTTCAAGGGCAAGCCGGGGCACCCGGGGCTCCCAGGACCCAAG GGTGACTGCGGCAAACCCGGCCCCCCGGGGAGCACGGGACGGCCCGGGGCTGAG GGCGACCCCGGCCCCATGGGACCCCAAGGCCGGCAGGGACCCCCGGGGCTCATC GGACCCCCTGGCAGCCCGGGGCAGCCAGGCCCCGCTGGCCTCGCCGGAGTG GGGCTGAAGGGCGAGCGCGGCTCGGCGGGGGACCGAGGTCTGCCGGGGATGCCGGGACAGCCGGGACCACCGGGACACCCCGGCCCACCG ggggagccggggccggaTGGACCCAGCGGTAAAGAG ggccccccagGAAAGCCCGGCACCGCGGGACCCGCCGGCCAGAAG GGCGAAGCTGGATCCCCCGGCGAGCGAGGGTACCCCGGGGAGAAGGGCAGAGCCGGCGCCCCCGGGGGGCCGGGGAAGAGCGGCTCCATGGGTCccgtggggctgcggggccccgCTGGTGAGAGGGGCCCCCCCGGCTCTCCGGGAcctgcgggcagccccgggctgcCGGGCCCCCCGGGGATGATG GGGGACGTGGTGAATTACGACGAGATCAAGAGGTTCATCCAGCAGGAGATGAGCAAGATGTTTGACG AGCGCATGGCGTACTACACCTCTCGGATGCACTTCCCGGTGGAGATGGTGGCGGCCCCGGGCAGACCGGGTCCCCCGGGCAAGGACGGGCTGCCCGGCCGGCCGGGaccccccggctccccggggATGCCGGGGCAGATCGGCAGAGAGGGGCGGCAGGGAGTGCCGGGCATGCGGG GGGAGCCAGGCGccaaaggagagaaaggggagaaaggcGTGGGGATGATGGGGGACAGCGGCCCGCCAGGACCCCCAG GTCCCCAGGGACCACCAGGCTACGGGAAGATGGGCCCGCCGGGCCCCGTGGGCCAGCAAGGCATCCCCGGTATCCCCGGCCCGCCGGGCGCCACGGGACCACCGGGCAAAACCGGGCACTGCAGCCCGGCCGAGTGCCTGGGCGCCCTGCCCGTGGAGCAGCCGCTCTTCCAGCCCAAGAATGCCAAGGGCCCCTTCGGCTGA
- the COL16A1 gene encoding collagen alpha-1(XVI) chain isoform X1 has translation MRGLWALVLGGLISACQGKELPQAEGELCPQLWDEDLVGDKYENITGFNLIKRFDLLKISSIKKVRGLRGPAVLRLGAVPLVQPTRQVFPRGLPPEFTLVLTLLLKKNSTGEHWYLFQVTDRQGYPQLSLSVHGPEKSLEFQARAPGTTFVSTVFAGKAVSSLFDGRWHKVVVAVQSRAVSLHLDCGSISSKPLAPRRALAAEGNAFLGLDAARGTPIRFDLQQAHIYCDAELARQEGCCEISASGCQPEAPKTRRQAELMQSSNLIELSPQQPQGRVYTRCFCLEEPLGSEPVRASERSGLKGDHGEKGYKGPPGTRSEECPPCSPRTSPANVTLGPPGPKGGKGERGQPGSYGSKGEKGDRGADCVRTDPGGPVQCAEGPQGEKGQRGEVGLPGAAGADGQKGQKGEKGDGGLQGKPGRPGRDGRPGEICVVGPKGQKGDPGLVGPEGLAGEPGLPGKPGSPGIGFPGKPGDPGGPPGPKGEKGSSGAPGPGGPPGTPGLPGGLGPKGDKGEPCEPCPTIPAGMLSTTGLPGQPGPRGEPGPPGKDGVSDRPGPAGPKGDRGDPGIQGMKGEKGDSCLSCDARVLTALLREPPKGHEGEPAPLLGEAILPGLAGIKGEKGAGGEEGPAGRPGLPGDKGDPGVRGLKGEKGEPCGQCPPAPQALEGAATVLAVPGAPGQRGRDGPPGREGKPGDAGQKGQKGAAGSPGDPGAPGMDGLPGLAGEPGIRGPAGPKGQKGDSCEPCPALQGQLSDVVGIPGKPGAKGDPGTPGTGQPGRPGKPGLPGIRGPAGPKGLQGEPGPQGIGQPGPQGEPGSTGPPGTPGPPGAQGPPGMAAEKGTKGSPGPKGAVGPPGPPGPSVTGPPGPEGQRGLPGVPGSSGLPGEKGAQGEKGDPGECACPPSLRQDPSHAGMPGAPGLWTGMSWQPQPGPQGPPGAPGPPGPPGAPGRQGVPGHNGLPGLPGPAGDLGPLAVMAERNIEVLKNLCGDCAQLQAALEAPGGVKGEKGDRGMPGAPGSEGCARCFAQFPRAEEARGDSPDSDCAGDPGLPGAPGIPGERGEQGPPGLRGPPGPPGPIGPPGFPGTQGVPGLPGLQGERGPAGLAGAKGEPGPPGQPGYPGATGPPGLPGIKGERGYVGPPGEKGEPGPPGLDGLPGAVGPAGPRGERGLPGSSGEKGDQGFQGQPGFPGPPGPPGFPGKVGPAGPPGPAAEKGSEGMRGPTGMPGPPGPPGPPGIQGPAGLEGLDGKDGKPGLRGDPGPPGPPGMMGPPGFKGKPGHPGLPGPKGDCGKPGPPGSTGRPGAEGDPGPMGPQGRQGPPGLIGPPGSPGQPGPAGLAGVGLKGERGSAGDRGLPGMPGQPGPPGHPGPPGEPGPDGPSGKEGPPGKPGTAGPAGQKGEAGSPGERGYPGEKGRAGAPGGPGKSGSMGPVGLRGPAGERGPPGSPGPAGSPGLPGPPGMMGDVVNYDEIKRFIQQEMSKMFDERMAYYTSRMHFPVEMVAAPGRPGPPGKDGLPGRPGPPGSPGMPGQIGREGRQGVPGMRGEPGAKGEKGEKGVGMMGDSGPPGPPGPQGPPGYGKMGPPGPVGQQGIPGIPGPPGATGPPGKTGHCSPAECLGALPVEQPLFQPKNAKGPFG, from the exons ATGAGGGGGCTCTGGGCCCTTGTGCTTGGGGGGCTCATCAGCGCCTGCCAGGGGAAGGAGCTGCCACAGGCAGAAG GGGAGCTGTGCCCGCAGCTCTGGGACGAGGACCTGGTCGGGGACAAGTATGAGAACATAACGG GTTTTAACCTGATCAAGCGGTTCGACCTGCTGAAGATCTCCTCCATCAAGAAAGTGCGCGGCCTGCGGGGCCCGGCGGTGCTGCGGCTGGGCGCGGTGCCACTGGTGCAGCCCACGCG GCAGGTGTTCCCCCGCGGGCTGCCCCCCGAGTTCACCCTCGTCCTCACCTTGCTGCTGAAGAAGAACAGCACCGGGGAGCACTGGTACCTCTTCCAGGTCACCGACCGCCAGGGCTACCCCCAG ctctcccTGTCCGTGCACGGCCCTGAGAAGAGCCTGGAGTTTCAGGCCAGGGCTCCGGGGACCACGTTCGTCAGCACCGTCTTCGCGGGGAAGGCCGTCTCGTCGCTGTTCGACGGGCGCTGGCACAAGGTGGTGGTGGCCGTGCAGAGCCGCGCCGTCTCCCTGCACCTCGACTGCGGCTCCATCTCCTCCAAGCCCCTGGCGCCGCGGCGGGCGCTGGCCGCAGAGGGCAACGCCTTCCTGGGCTTGGATGCCGCACGCGGGACCCCGATCCGG TTCGACCTCCAGCAAGCTCACATCTACTGCGACGCCGAGCTGGCCCGGCAGGAGGGGTGCTGCGAGATCTCGGCCAGCGGG TGCCAGCCCGAAGCTCCCAAGACGCGGCGGCAGGCGGAGCTGATGCAGAGCAGCAACCTGATCGAGCTCTCgccgcagcagccccagggccggGTGTATACGCGCTGCTTCTGCCTGGAGGAGCCGCTGGGCTCG GAGCCAGTGAGGGCCTCGGAAAGGAGCGGCCTGAAGGGAGATCACGGGGAGAAG GGCTACAAGGGCCCGCCGGGGACACGCAGCGAGGAG TGCCCCCCCTGCTCGCCGCGGACATCTCCGGCCAAC GTCACGCTCGGTCCCCCAGGACCCAAG ggagggaagggcgAGCGCGGCCAGCCTGGATCCTACGGCAGCAAGGGGGAGAAAGGCGACCGT GGTGCTGACTGCGTGCGCACAGACCCTGGTGGCCCCGTGCAG TGTGCTGAGGGGCCGCAGGGCGAGAAGGGGCAGCGGGGCGAGGTG GGGCTGCCAGGGGCGGCGGGTGCCGACGGGCAGAAG GGCCAGAAGGGTGAGAAGGGCGACGGGGGACTCCAGGGCAAGCCGGGCCGCCCGGGCCGTGAT GGCCGGCCCGGAGAGATCTGCGTGGTGGGCCCCAAGGGCCAGAAG GGCGACCCCGGCCTCGTGGGACCCGAGGGGCTGGCTGGCGAGCCGGGGCTGCCGGGCAAGCCGGGCTCGCCGGGGATCGGCTTTCCAGGGAAGCCG GGCGACCCCGGTGGCCCCCCAGGtccaaaaggagaaaag ggcagctcgGGAGCTCCTGGACCCGGCGGACCGCCTGGGACGCCC GGGCTACCCGGCGGCCTGGGGCCAAAAGGAGACAAG GGCGAGCCATGCGAGCCGTGCCCCACCATCCCCGCGgggatgctcagcaccaccgGGCTCCCCGGCCAGCCGGGACCCAGGGGGGAGCCTGGGCCGCCTGGGAAGGACGGGGTCTCG GAcaggcccggccccgcaggACCCAAAGGGGACAGG GGAGACCCTGGCATCCAAGGCATGAAAGGGGAGAAG GGGGACTCCTGCCTGTCCTGCGACGCCCGCGTCCTCACCGCGCTGCTGCGGGAGCCCCCCAAGGGGCACGAGGGCGAGCCGGCGCCGCTGCTG GGTGAAGCCATCCTCCCCGGGCTGGCTGGCATCAAGGGCGAGAAG GGGGCCGGCGGTGAGGAGGGTCCTGCGGGCAGACCG GGGCTCCCGGGGGATAAAGGCGACCCAGGTGTGCGGGGACTGAAAGGAGAGAAG GGTGAGCCCTGCGGGCAGTGCCCCCCGGCTCCGCAGGCGCTGGAAGGGGCAGCGACGGTGCTGGCCGTGCCCGGAGCgccggggcagcggggcagggacGGGCCCCCCGGCAGAGAG GGCAAGCCTGGTGACGCCGGCCAGAAAGGGCAGAAG ggggccgcgggcagccccggggaccCGGGGGCACCGGGCATGGATGGCCTCCCGGGGCTGGCGGGTGAGCCGGGCATCAGGGGGCCGGCCGGCCCCAAAGGCCAGAAG ggaGACTCCTGCGAGCCGTGCCCCGCGCTCCAGGGGCAGCTCTCGGACGTGGTGGGCATCCCCGGAAAACCCGGGGCCAAAGGGGACCCCGGCACCCCGGGTACCGGCCAGCCTGGCAGACCC GGCAagccggggctgccggggaTCCGAGGTCCCGCCGGGCCCAAGGGGCTGCAG GGCGAGCCGGGACCACAGGGGATCGGCCAGCCGGGACCGCAG gGAGAGCCCGGCAGCACCGGACCACCCGGGACCCCC ggaccccccgGAGCCCAGGGCCCCCCAGGAAtggcagcagagaaaggaaCCAAG GGATCTCCGGGTCCCAAAGGTGCCGTGGGCCCCCCCGGGCCACCAGGACCCAGCGTCACCGGGCCACCG GGCCCCGAGGGGCagcgggggctccccggggTGCCTGGCTCCAGCGGGCTGCCG GGAGAGAAGGGCGCCCAGGGCGAGAAG GGGGACCCCGGGGAATGCGCCTGCCCCCCGAGCCTGCGTCAGGACCCCAGCCACGCCGGGATGCCG gGAGCCCCCGGGCTCTGGACCGGGATGTCCTGGCAGCCGCAGCCGGGTCCCCAG ggtccccccggagcccccggcccccccggccctcccggtgcccccggaCGCCAG GGGGTCCCAGGACACAACGGCttgccggggctgcccgggccGGCTGGAGACCTG GGGCCGTTGGCTGTCATGGCCGAGAGGAACATCGAGGTGCTGAAG aaCCTCTGCGGGGACTGCGCCCAGCTGCAGGCGGCCTTGGAAGCGCCCGGCGGTGTcaagggggagaagggggacCGGGGCATGCCGGGCGCCCCCGGCAGCGAGGGCTGTGCTCGC TGCTTTGCCCAGTTCCCGAGAGCTGAGGAGGCTCGG GGCGACAGCCCCGATTCGGACTGCGCGGGCGATCCCGGGCTCCCCGGTGCCCCGGGCATCCCTGGCGAGAGAGGCGAGCAG GGCCCACCGGGACTGCGGGGACCCCCAGGGCCACCGGGGCCCATC GGCCCCCCAGGCTTCCCTGGAACGCAGGGCGTACCCGGACTGCCC GGTCTCCAGGGGGAACGCGGCCCAGCCGGGCTGGCCGGAGCCAAAGGGGAGCCG GGACCTCCAGGACAGCCCGGCTACCCCGGTGCCACGGGCCCCCCCGGCCTTCCT GGCATCAAAGGTGAGCGAGGCTACGTGGGCCCCCCCGGGGAGAAGGGGGAACCG ggcCCCCCCGGCTTGGACGGCCTCCCCGGTGCCGTGGGGCCAGCG GGACCGAGGGGCGAGCGGGGGCTCCCGGGCAGCTCTGGTGAGAAGGGCGACCAG GGTTTCCAGGGCCAGCCCGGCTTCCCGGGGCCGCCT GGCCCCCCTGGCTTCCCGGGGAAAGTTGGCCCAGCCGGGCCCCCGGGACCTGCAGCCGAGAAG GGCAGCGAGGGCATGCGTGGGCCCACGGGCATGCCAGGACCCCCCGGCCCCCCTGGCCCCCCGGGCATCCAG GGCCCTGCTGGTTTGGAGGGACTGGACGGCAAGGACGGCAAGCCGGGGCTGCGG GGTGACCCCGGTCCCCCCGGGCCACCAGGGATGATGGGTCCCCCG GGCTTCAAGGGCAAGCCGGGGCACCCGGGGCTCCCAGGACCCAAG GGTGACTGCGGCAAACCCGGCCCCCCGGGGAGCACGGGACGGCCCGGGGCTGAG GGCGACCCCGGCCCCATGGGACCCCAAGGCCGGCAGGGACCCCCGGGGCTCATC GGACCCCCTGGCAGCCCGGGGCAGCCAGGCCCCGCTGGCCTCGCCGGAGTG GGGCTGAAGGGCGAGCGCGGCTCGGCGGGGGACCGAGGTCTGCCGGGGATGCCGGGACAGCCGGGACCACCGGGACACCCCGGCCCACCG ggggagccggggccggaTGGACCCAGCGGTAAAGAG ggccccccagGAAAGCCCGGCACCGCGGGACCCGCCGGCCAGAAG GGCGAAGCTGGATCCCCCGGCGAGCGAGGGTACCCCGGGGAGAAGGGCAGAGCCGGCGCCCCCGGGGGGCCGGGGAAGAGCGGCTCCATGGGTCccgtggggctgcggggccccgCTGGTGAGAGGGGCCCCCCCGGCTCTCCGGGAcctgcgggcagccccgggctgcCGGGCCCCCCGGGGATGATG GGGGACGTGGTGAATTACGACGAGATCAAGAGGTTCATCCAGCAGGAGATGAGCAAGATGTTTGACG AGCGCATGGCGTACTACACCTCTCGGATGCACTTCCCGGTGGAGATGGTGGCGGCCCCGGGCAGACCGGGTCCCCCGGGCAAGGACGGGCTGCCCGGCCGGCCGGGaccccccggctccccggggATGCCGGGGCAGATCGGCAGAGAGGGGCGGCAGGGAGTGCCGGGCATGCGGG GGGAGCCAGGCGccaaaggagagaaaggggagaaaggcGTGGGGATGATGGGGGACAGCGGCCCGCCAGGACCCCCAG GTCCCCAGGGACCACCAGGCTACGGGAAGATGGGCCCGCCGGGCCCCGTGGGCCAGCAAGGCATCCCCGGTATCCCCGGCCCGCCGGGCGCCACGGGACCACCGGGCAAAACCGGGCACTGCAGCCCGGCCGAGTGCCTGGGCGCCCTGCCCGTGGAGCAGCCGCTCTTCCAGCCCAAGAATGCCAAGGGCCCCTTCGGCTGA